AGAATCTTGAATTCTAAAAATATCGGTGTTTCTTTAGTATAAAAGCCCAGACACTTTGATTTGGAGTATGTACGTGTTGGAGAAAGCGAGACGATCTGCTTGGGATCTGCCTAGGAATGCCATGGACTTTACTCATGTGTGAAGTGCGTTTGAAGTTCTTAGCGTCTCCAGGGCTGTGTTCGCGCCAAGCGGTCACCGAAGCCCCACGTCTTGCGACGAACGCGTACCGGTATCTCCATTTGCGAATACGCGCCTAGTAGACCGGATTTGTTCCAGTATCGATAAACATACTCAGTAGAGCACGTATTCGGTGCAGCCGAAAAAGTTCCCGTTGGGCGCCGCAAATTCGCGATCAAAGAGAACCActaacgtgtccgtgcgcgtgatgcgcggattcgcgtgatgcgcggggaacaccatatccactacttcaaaaatgaagctattaagccacgtatataagctgttattatacgaatttatagagggggagtaattagatgcttgcgatcaacttgtactatctatattttgatgggaggttgacgttgcggccacgtgatgtgagctttgatggaggagctggaggctcttcttgaacttgagcaccagcgcgagcagcctcaacgcgtttttgacgcttgttgttcgatgaggtagctgctgaagctctcctctttcccttttggggtagttgtatagctttagcagcgtctctctcctccttctggcgcgcgcgttcagctgctttctcagctcgctcaagctccctcatctccttgagtctctgcctctccacacgcctctcctcgagctcatcttgacgctgcagtcgagcctcctcgcgctgcttcttggaccgtgctttttggagtttctcctccgtctcatctcgctcccgtactgcttctctagctcgagcctcacgcagcttgcgaggagaccagaagacagagccaccgtgatactcctggcgctgttgaaggtcaagagctttgcccttcttcctgtgcttctttttatgttgaagagcctcctttaagccctcgttctcatgctttaaaagctcatactgcacagagagatggtgaacgcttgagcgcagctttcttgcctcatactgatggctatcattaacagcagctcgtactagccgatcgagctttctccagtcatgatcagagagccctgacgatgagcttctctcagcttctggcgtgctagcaaatctacgaaggataacgttggcatccatcggccagatcccagtggcttcgaaggccttcaatatgaggctctctgtgaaggaggatatccaggcgctccagaagagcgggaagaagtcccctttcttgattggaataaggccttgagccttatggagatggttagtgagctcgttagagtaggcttgagagagtggcttgaacagcactacatctagcggctggagcgtatgggtcgaatggggaggaaggatcatgaggaggatcctatggcgatcgcagtacttaataaactccatcgtgaggtgagatccatggccatcaaggatgagcaatctccatctacctgatcgttgctttgtagagcgatcaaacacctgctccagccaagctaggcctacgttatcatttgaccagcctgttggagatgatgagacaaagacctcatgttctcctgccttgatatcttctacccaactcgatcgtatagctccatttttagctgcgtagataagggctggaggcagcgagctcccatcagcgcagcagcaggccaggactgtcagaaactcgcgtgatccatcctggagagatgctcgaacctccttcttctcccattgacgcctgctgaatatcctcttacttctgcctatcaagccaattaagaagcccttctcatccatattgtatatatctcgagcctctaggtgatattcggtgatctttcgatgcagcagctcgaagtagagtctatactttgactcagaatcagccaggtggcgcgtacgatccatggcgctggtccactttgagatgagatggatctcgtgtcggttgatgaagcgagtaacccagctctcgctgagctgctgatgggctacttctgatgagaaattcctgatcatctctcgtgtaggaggaatgcctcgctttgtgagcttttcgatatatctcacaagctctagctcttgttgtgggttgagtttctgctggttgaagttcttgtctctttctgagcttgtctggccctggtgccttcgggtcaacgtagatctcacaacaccatgcttagcagcaattttagtatacgagaactgttctcctggctctagattttcaatatcttcaatcgcagcttgaattgggtccatattggtggagttaacgtgtgttgaaggtgaaggggtttgacgtgttttggtgttccccgcgcatcacgcgaatccgcgcatcacgcgcacggatTCGCAGCGCGCAcgccgaacaccaaaacactgaaacacctacaaactTCAACGCGTCATAACTCAACCAGCATGGCAGCTATTGACAAAGCGTTAGCAGCAATCGAATCGGGAGAGCTTGGAGATAAAATTGTATACCAGCAATATGCTGATAAGTACAACGTATCAAGGAGTGCGTTGAGCCGAAGACACCGAGGCGTTTCACGCTCGAGAGCCGACTATACAGCCGACAAACAATCCCTCGCGCCACAtcaagagctagagcttgtaCGGTATATCACTAAGCTTACCAAGCAAGGCCTACCCCCTACAAGGGAGATGATtaggaatttctcatcagaagtagcccatcagcagctcagcgagagctgggttactcgcttcatcaaccgacacgagatccatcttatctcaaagtggaccagcgccatggatcgtacgcgccacctggctgattctgagtcaaagtatagactctacttcgagctgctgcatgAAAAGATCGCCCAATAccacctagaggctcgagatatatacaatatggatgagaagggcttcttgaTTGGCTTAGTAGGCAGAAGCaagaggatattcagcaggcgtcagtgggagaagaaggaggttcgagcatctctccaggatggatcacgcgagtttctgacagtcctggcctgctgctgcgctgatgggagctcgctgcctccagcccttatctacgcagctaagAAAGGAGCTATACGATCAAGTTGGGTAGAGGATATTAAGGCAGGAGAGCATAAGGTCTTtatctcatcatctccaacaggctggtcaaacgatgacgtaggcctagcttggcttgagcaggtgtttgatcgctatacaaagcagcgatcagggagatggcgattgctcatccttgatggccatggatctcatgtcacgatggagtttatcGACTACTGTGATCGCCACAGGATCCTCCTCATaatccttcctccccattcaacccacacgctccagccgctcgATGTggtgctgttcaagccactctctcaggcctactccaacgagctcactaaccatctccataaggctcaaggcctcgctccaatcaagaaaggggactttttcccactcttctggagcgcctggatatcctccttcacgGAGAGTctcatattgaaggccttcgaagccactgggatctggccAATGGACGCCAACGTTATCCTCCGTAGATTTGccagcacgccagaagctgagagaagctcatcatcagggctctctgatcatgatTGGAGAAAGCTTGATCGATTAGTTCGAGCTGCTGTCActgatagccatcagtataaggcaagaaagctacgctcaagcgttcaccatctctctgttCAGAATGAGCTTTTAAACCATAAAGTAGATGGTTTAGAagaggctcttcaacataaaaagaagcataagaagaagggcaaagctcttgaccttcaacagcgccaggagtatcacggtggctctgtcttctggtctcctcgcaagttgcgtgaggctcgagctagagaagcagtacgggagcgagatgagacggaggagaaactccaaaaagcacaggccaagaagcagcgtaAGGAGGCTCAGCTGCAGCGTCAAGTTGAGCTCGAGCagaggcgtgtggagaggcagaggctcAAGGAAGCGAaggagcttgagcgagctgagaaagcagctgaacgcgcgcgcaaagttgaagctcaacaccagaaaaaaactatccaacaagctcaacaacgcaagcgTAAAGCCTCACAAGTAACCTTATCAAGtaacaagcgtcaaaaacgcgctAGCGCTGCTCACGCTGGTGATCAAGCTCGAGATGGGCCATCTGCTGCTCTACCTAAAGTCACATTACGTGGTCGCAACGTCAGCCTCCCGCaaaaatatagatagtacaagttgatcgcaagcatctaattactgCTACACCACGTTTTAATCAATATTGAGCTATTGTGTGGCGTTGTACAGCCTCATTCTTGAGATTGAGCAGATGGTGTTCGGCGTGCGCGCTGCGAATCCGTGCGCGCTGCGCACGGGCACGTTAGCCTGCAAACGAGAGTGCATGGCAAGAACGACATGGTTGCGAATGGGGTACTTAAACACGATGATCTCGGAAGATGCACGCACACTGTCCCATCCGCGAATCCTAGTCACTTCCGTGCTCGTGTCAGAGGTGTATCTACACGAAATACACGTAATTACAGTAGCGTACTTGACGCATATAAGTCTAACGCGA
This sequence is a window from Pyrenophora tritici-repentis strain M4 chromosome 4, whole genome shotgun sequence. Protein-coding genes within it:
- a CDS encoding TolA, Membrane protein involved in colicin uptake, whose translation is MAAIDKALAAIESGELGDKIVYQQYADKYNVSRSALSRRHRGVSRSRADYTADKQSLAPHQELELVRYITKLTKQGLPPTREMIRNFSSEVAHQQLSESWVTRFINRHEIHLISKWTSAMDRTRHLADSESKYRLYFELLHEKIAQYHLEARDIYNMDEKGFLIGLVGRSKRIFSRRQWEKKEVRASLQDGSREFLTVLACCCADGSSLPPALIYAAKKGAIRSSWVEDIKAGEHKVFISSSPTGWSNDDVGLAWLEQVFDRYTKQRSGRWRLLILDGHGSHVTMEFIDYCDRHRILLIILPPHSTHTLQPLDVVLFKPLSQAYSNELTNHLHKAQGLAPIKKGDFFPLFWSAWISSFTESLILKAFEATGIWPMDANVILRRFASTPEAERSSSSGLSDHDWRKLDRLVRAAVTDSHQYKARKLRSSVHHLSVQNELLNHKVDGLEEALQHKKKHKKKGKALDLQQRQEYHGGSVFWSPRKLREARAREAVRERDETEEKLQKAQAKKQRKEAQLQRQVELEQRRVERQRLKEAKELERAEKAAERARKVEAQHQKKTIQQAQQRKRKASQVTLSSNKRQKRASAAHAGDQARDGPSAALPKVTLRGRNVSLPQKYR